One Methylobacterium oryzae DNA window includes the following coding sequences:
- a CDS encoding lysylphosphatidylglycerol synthase domain-containing protein gives MNFQGQHRSPAEPVEPVQHDAEAGSKRKSRRSRYAWIGTAASIVLFAVSLGVLWKLVQSVSWAEVRSAIAAATAEQLGLAFLFVGISYLFLTGYDALALRQLKIKVPYRITALASFTSYAVSFTLGFPLLTAGTIRYWIYARQGLSTAKIAALTVIAGFTFWLGMGVVLGLSLIIEAGQLAGLAFTSIRINQGVGLAALALVLGYLAWVSAKKRSITVKQWRLELPGASVSIGQMIVGIGDVCAAAAVLYVLLPQETTLGFTTFLAIYVLAAMLGIASNAPGGIGVFEATILLALSSLPRNEVLTSLLLFRGCYYVVPFVTALAMLGLYEIVKRAGGARDPGPPEGTAGPSGRAWHDESEPR, from the coding sequence ATGAATTTTCAGGGACAGCACCGGAGCCCGGCCGAGCCGGTCGAGCCGGTCCAGCACGATGCCGAAGCGGGCTCGAAGCGGAAGAGCCGGCGCAGCCGCTATGCCTGGATCGGCACGGCGGCCAGCATCGTGCTGTTCGCCGTCTCCCTCGGCGTCCTGTGGAAGCTCGTGCAGAGCGTCAGCTGGGCGGAGGTGCGCAGCGCCATCGCGGCGGCGACCGCCGAGCAGCTCGGGCTCGCCTTCCTGTTCGTCGGCATCAGCTACCTGTTCCTGACCGGCTACGACGCGCTGGCCCTGCGCCAGCTCAAGATCAAGGTGCCGTACCGGATCACCGCGCTCGCCTCCTTCACGAGCTACGCGGTGAGTTTCACTCTCGGCTTCCCGCTGCTCACTGCCGGGACGATCCGCTACTGGATCTACGCCCGGCAGGGGCTCTCGACGGCCAAGATCGCCGCGCTCACCGTCATCGCCGGCTTCACCTTCTGGCTCGGCATGGGCGTGGTGCTGGGCCTGAGCCTGATCATCGAGGCCGGCCAGCTCGCCGGCCTCGCCTTCACGTCGATCCGGATCAACCAGGGCGTCGGCCTCGCGGCGCTCGCCCTGGTGCTCGGCTACCTCGCCTGGGTCTCGGCCAAGAAGCGCAGCATCACCGTCAAGCAGTGGCGCCTGGAACTGCCGGGCGCCTCGGTCTCCATCGGCCAGATGATCGTCGGGATCGGCGACGTCTGCGCGGCGGCGGCGGTGCTCTACGTCCTGCTGCCGCAGGAGACGACGCTCGGCTTCACCACCTTCCTGGCGATCTACGTGCTCGCCGCCATGCTGGGGATCGCGTCGAACGCGCCGGGCGGGATCGGGGTGTTCGAGGCGACGATCCTGCTCGCCCTGTCGAGCCTGCCGCGCAACGAGGTGCTGACCTCGCTGCTGCTGTTCCGGGGCTGCTACTACGTCGTGCCGTTCGTGACCGCCCTGGCGATGCTCGGACTGTACGAGATCGTCAAGCGCGCGGGCGGCGCCCGCGATCCCGGGCCTCCGGAGGGCACCGCCGGCCCGTCCGGCCGGGCGTGGCACGACGAGTCCGAGCCCCGCTGA
- a CDS encoding glutathione S-transferase family protein has translation MSEPLTIYGDPGSGNCLKVKWVAAHLGIPAVWRDVDVPGGGTRKPEFLALNPAGRVPIVVLPDGTVLSESNAIIVYLAEGSALVPAEPLPRARMLQWMFWEQYSHEPYIAVRRYQLHYLKRAPEDLDPKLAERGADALRLMEDTLGRSAFMAGEILTLADVALVAYTRMAHEGGFDLTDYPAIRAWVGRVETGLGIGSYTGPA, from the coding sequence ATGAGCGAGCCGCTGACGATCTACGGCGACCCGGGTTCCGGCAACTGCCTCAAGGTCAAGTGGGTCGCGGCGCATCTCGGCATCCCGGCGGTCTGGCGCGACGTCGACGTCCCCGGCGGCGGGACGCGCAAACCCGAGTTCCTCGCCCTGAACCCCGCCGGCCGCGTGCCGATCGTCGTCCTGCCCGACGGCACCGTGCTGTCGGAATCGAACGCGATCATCGTCTACCTCGCGGAAGGCTCCGCGCTGGTCCCCGCGGAGCCCCTGCCCCGCGCCCGGATGCTGCAGTGGATGTTCTGGGAGCAGTACAGCCACGAGCCCTACATCGCGGTCCGCCGCTACCAGCTCCACTACCTCAAGCGGGCGCCCGAGGATCTCGACCCGAAGCTCGCGGAGCGCGGCGCCGACGCCCTGCGGCTGATGGAGGACACCCTCGGGCGCTCGGCCTTCATGGCGGGCGAGATCCTGACCCTCGCCGACGTGGCGCTCGTCGCCTACACGCGCATGGCCCACGAGGGGGGCTTCGACCTCACGGACTACCCGGCGATCCGCGCCTGGGTCGGGCGGGTCGAGACCGGGCTCGGGATCGGCTCCTATACCGGGCCGGCCTGA
- a CDS encoding PIG-L deacetylase family protein — MPTALALSPHLDDAAFSCGGLLASLAQAGWRVVMATLFTGSVAEPRGFALACQLDKGLGPEVDYMALRRDEDVRAAAALGIAPPVHLPFREAPHRGYGSAPELFADTRADDGVAAELAPAIAGLIAAGSPDLLLAPQAIGGHVDHVQTVRALRGLAPAQPILWWRDFPYTVREAAPKAPLADLFADLAEPAMRLAPEAQARKRAACAAYASQIGFQFGGVAGLDARLAREEGTERFRRSGRLGLTIPGLDAG; from the coding sequence ATGCCCACCGCGCTCGCCCTCTCGCCCCATCTCGACGACGCGGCCTTCTCGTGCGGCGGCCTCCTGGCAAGCCTCGCGCAAGCTGGCTGGCGCGTTGTGATGGCGACCCTGTTCACCGGCAGCGTCGCCGAGCCGAGGGGCTTCGCGCTCGCCTGCCAGCTGGACAAAGGGCTCGGACCGGAGGTCGACTACATGGCCCTGCGCCGGGACGAGGATGTCCGGGCTGCCGCGGCGCTCGGCATCGCGCCGCCCGTCCACCTGCCGTTCCGGGAGGCGCCGCACCGGGGCTACGGCTCGGCGCCGGAGCTCTTCGCCGACACGCGCGCCGACGACGGCGTCGCGGCCGAGCTCGCACCGGCCATCGCGGGGCTGATCGCCGCCGGGAGTCCCGATCTCCTCCTGGCTCCGCAGGCGATCGGCGGGCACGTCGATCATGTCCAGACTGTGCGGGCGCTGCGCGGCCTCGCGCCGGCCCAGCCGATCCTGTGGTGGCGCGACTTTCCCTATACGGTGCGGGAGGCCGCCCCGAAGGCGCCCCTCGCCGACCTGTTCGCCGACCTCGCCGAGCCGGCGATGCGCCTCGCCCCGGAGGCCCAGGCCCGGAAGCGCGCCGCCTGCGCGGCCTATGCCAGCCAGATCGGCTTCCAGTTCGGCGGCGTGGCCGGCCTCGACGCGCGCCTAGCCCGGGAGGAGGGCACCGAGCGCTTCCGCCGGTCGGGCCGCCTCGGCCTCACGATCCCCGGCCTCGATGCCGGCTGA
- a CDS encoding heavy metal translocating P-type ATPase yields MSRSVALTLPVEGMSCASCVGRVERTLAALPGARDVAVNLATHRASLVLDGATSPGDVATALADAGYPVPETQSLLAVDGMSCASCVGRVERALAAVPGVTGASVNLAAGRAAIRHPEGVVPMDALVAAVEAAGYEARPVEAGHPVDPSARQAEEGRALRRDLIVTALLSAPVVVLDMGGHLLPALHGGPVTALVQAALATLVLAGPGRRFFLRGVPGLLRGHPDMNALVALGAGAAYLYSLVSTLASDLLPAGAAHLYFEASVLIVTLILLGRTLEARAKGRTGQAIARLMDLTPKTARVIRDGAETEVPLDALRLGDVVRVRPGERVAADGAVVSGTSHVDESMVTGEPAPVRKGPGDPVVGGTLNGRGSLDLRVEAVGGATVVAQIAAMVERAQGGKLPIQALVDRVTGRFVPAVIGIAAVTFLAWLALAPAPALGPALVNAVAVLIIACPCAMGLATPTAIMVGTGRAAARGVLFRDGAALQGLRDVRVVALDKTGTLTEGRPRLTEIVPAAGVAEDAVLALAAALETRSEHPLAGAVVAAARERGLDLPEPDSFEAVAGFGIAGRVAGRAAALGAPRYLERLGVALDPDLAARAEALAGAGRSPIHLVLDGRHAAILAVADPVKPGARAAVAALKARGLAVAMVTGDDPVTAAGVARSLGIDAVAAGVLPGGKVEAVQRFRAEHGPVAFVGDGINDAPALAEADVGLAIGTGTDIAVESADVVLMSGDLEALVEALALSRAVMANIRQNLFWAFAYNAALIPVAAGVLVPFGGPALSPILAAGAMAFSSVFVLGNALRLRRAGGRPAAAEGPALAARPA; encoded by the coding sequence ATGTCGAGATCCGTCGCCCTGACCCTCCCCGTCGAGGGCATGTCCTGCGCCTCCTGCGTCGGCCGCGTCGAGCGCACCCTCGCGGCGCTGCCCGGCGCCCGTGACGTGGCGGTGAACCTCGCCACCCACCGCGCCAGCCTCGTCCTCGACGGGGCGACGAGCCCGGGCGACGTCGCGACGGCGCTCGCGGATGCCGGCTACCCCGTCCCAGAGACGCAGAGCCTGCTGGCCGTGGACGGGATGTCTTGCGCGAGTTGCGTCGGCCGCGTCGAGCGGGCGCTGGCCGCCGTGCCGGGGGTGACCGGCGCCAGCGTCAACCTCGCCGCCGGCCGGGCCGCGATCCGCCATCCCGAGGGGGTGGTGCCGATGGACGCGCTGGTGGCGGCCGTGGAGGCGGCCGGCTACGAGGCCCGGCCGGTCGAGGCCGGCCACCCGGTCGACCCTTCCGCCCGTCAGGCGGAAGAGGGGCGCGCCCTGCGCCGCGACCTGATCGTCACCGCCCTGCTGTCGGCGCCCGTCGTGGTCCTCGACATGGGCGGCCACCTCCTGCCCGCGCTGCACGGCGGCCCGGTGACGGCCCTGGTCCAGGCCGCGCTGGCCACCCTGGTCCTCGCCGGCCCGGGGCGGCGCTTCTTCCTGCGCGGCGTCCCGGGCCTCCTGCGCGGCCATCCCGACATGAACGCCCTGGTCGCCCTCGGGGCCGGCGCCGCCTACCTGTACTCGCTGGTCTCGACCCTGGCTTCGGACCTCCTGCCGGCCGGCGCGGCGCACCTCTACTTCGAGGCGAGCGTCCTGATCGTCACGCTGATCCTGCTCGGCCGGACGCTGGAGGCCCGCGCCAAGGGGCGCACCGGCCAGGCGATCGCGCGGCTGATGGACCTGACGCCGAAGACCGCCCGGGTCATCCGCGACGGCGCGGAGACCGAGGTTCCCCTCGACGCCCTGCGCCTCGGCGACGTCGTCCGGGTGCGTCCGGGCGAGCGGGTGGCGGCGGACGGCGCCGTGGTCTCCGGCACCAGCCACGTCGACGAGAGCATGGTGACGGGCGAGCCGGCGCCGGTGCGCAAGGGCCCGGGCGATCCCGTGGTCGGCGGGACGCTCAACGGCCGCGGCAGCCTCGACCTGCGGGTCGAGGCCGTGGGGGGCGCCACCGTGGTGGCGCAAATCGCCGCCATGGTGGAGCGCGCCCAGGGCGGCAAGCTGCCGATCCAGGCGCTGGTCGACCGCGTCACCGGGCGGTTCGTCCCGGCGGTGATCGGCATCGCCGCGGTGACCTTCCTGGCCTGGCTGGCGCTGGCGCCGGCCCCGGCGCTGGGTCCGGCCCTGGTCAACGCCGTCGCGGTGCTGATCATCGCCTGCCCCTGCGCCATGGGGCTGGCGACGCCGACTGCCATCATGGTCGGCACCGGGCGCGCGGCGGCGCGCGGCGTGCTGTTCCGCGACGGCGCGGCGCTGCAGGGCCTGCGCGACGTGCGGGTGGTGGCCCTCGACAAGACCGGCACCCTGACCGAGGGCCGCCCCCGGCTCACCGAGATCGTCCCGGCCGCGGGCGTCGCGGAGGACGCGGTGCTGGCCCTCGCCGCCGCTCTGGAGACCCGCTCCGAGCACCCGCTGGCCGGCGCCGTCGTGGCGGCGGCCCGCGAGCGCGGCCTGGACCTGCCGGAACCGGACAGCTTCGAGGCGGTGGCGGGCTTCGGGATTGCCGGACGGGTCGCGGGCCGGGCCGCGGCCCTCGGCGCGCCGCGCTACCTGGAGCGCCTCGGCGTCGCCCTCGACCCGGATCTCGCCGCCCGGGCCGAGGCGCTGGCGGGCGCGGGACGGAGCCCGATCCACCTCGTCCTCGACGGCCGCCACGCCGCGATTTTGGCGGTGGCCGATCCCGTGAAGCCGGGCGCCCGCGCGGCGGTCGCGGCCCTGAAGGCGCGCGGCCTCGCGGTGGCGATGGTCACGGGCGACGATCCCGTCACCGCCGCCGGCGTGGCGCGGAGCCTCGGCATCGACGCCGTGGCCGCCGGGGTGCTGCCCGGCGGGAAGGTCGAGGCGGTCCAGCGGTTCCGGGCGGAACACGGGCCGGTGGCCTTCGTGGGCGACGGCATCAACGACGCGCCGGCGCTGGCCGAGGCCGATGTCGGACTGGCGATCGGCACCGGCACCGACATCGCCGTCGAGAGCGCCGACGTGGTGCTGATGTCGGGCGATCTGGAGGCCCTGGTCGAGGCCCTGGCGCTGTCGCGGGCGGTGATGGCCAATATCCGCCAGAACCTGTTCTGGGCCTTCGCCTACAACGCCGCGCTGATCCCGGTGGCGGCCGGCGTGCTGGTGCCGTTCGGCGGCCCGGCCCTGTCACCGATCCTGGCCGCGGGCGCCATGGCCTTCTCGAGCGTGTTCGTCCTGGGCAACGCCCTGCGGCTGCGCCGGGCCGGCGGGCGTCCCGCGGCGGCCGAGGGGCCGGCGCTGGCCGCGAGGCCGGCATGA
- the cueR gene encoding Cu(I)-responsive transcriptional regulator has product MSAATLTIGEAARRTGVSAKMIRWYEATGLLPPAARSESGYRHYGEADLHTLRFIRRARDLGFSVDAIADLLALWRDRARPSAGVKAIAQEQIADLRRRIAEMEGMARTLEHLAEACCGDARPDCPILDDLAAGDHPPAPRRRGRGITGPGAA; this is encoded by the coding sequence ATGAGCGCGGCGACCCTCACGATCGGCGAGGCGGCGCGCCGGACCGGCGTCTCGGCCAAGATGATCCGCTGGTACGAGGCGACCGGCCTGCTGCCGCCGGCCGCCCGGTCCGAATCCGGCTACCGCCACTACGGCGAGGCGGACCTGCACACGCTGCGCTTCATCCGCCGCGCCCGCGATCTCGGCTTCAGCGTGGACGCGATCGCGGATCTCCTGGCGCTCTGGCGCGACCGCGCCCGGCCGAGCGCCGGGGTGAAGGCGATCGCGCAGGAGCAGATCGCCGATCTGCGCCGCCGCATCGCCGAGATGGAGGGCATGGCCCGGACGCTGGAGCACCTGGCGGAGGCCTGCTGCGGCGACGCGCGGCCGGACTGCCCGATCCTGGACGACCTCGCCGCGGGCGACCATCCACCCGCGCCGCGGCGGCGCGGGCGCGGGATCACGGGGCCGGGTGCGGCGTGA
- a CDS encoding M20 aminoacylase family protein: protein MPVLERIRAFADTMTAWRHDLHAHPELLYDVDRTAGFVAETLRSFGCDEVVTGIGRTGVVGVIRGRGRSSNRAIGLRADMDALPIQEVRDLPYRSTVPGKMHACGHDGHTTMLLGAAKYLAETRDFDGAAVLIFQPAEEGGGGGEAMVDDGMMERFGVESVYGMHNIPGMAVGTFAIRPGPIMASTDRFTITIEGRGGHAALPQNAVDSVLVSSHVIIALQSIVSRNLDPVQSAVVSVCALEAGEAFNVLPQTVTMRGTMRTLSQAVRGEIKARIETLVAEIAGGFGARGGVAYGASYPVTENHPAETDFMAGVAEALVGEENVDRTVAPMMTAEDFSYMLARRPGAYMFIGNGDSASLHHPHYDFNDAAAPYGASLWARLIETGLPRTA from the coding sequence ATGCCCGTCCTCGAACGGATCCGCGCCTTCGCCGACACGATGACGGCGTGGCGGCACGACCTGCACGCCCATCCCGAGTTGCTCTACGACGTCGACCGCACCGCCGGCTTCGTCGCCGAGACGCTGCGGTCCTTCGGCTGCGACGAGGTCGTCACCGGCATCGGTCGGACCGGGGTGGTGGGCGTCATCCGCGGCCGGGGACGCAGCTCCAACCGCGCCATCGGCCTGCGCGCCGACATGGACGCCCTGCCGATCCAGGAGGTGCGCGACCTGCCCTACCGCTCCACCGTGCCGGGCAAGATGCACGCCTGCGGCCACGACGGTCACACGACCATGCTCCTCGGCGCCGCCAAGTACCTCGCCGAGACCCGGGATTTCGACGGGGCGGCCGTGCTGATCTTCCAGCCCGCCGAGGAGGGTGGCGGCGGCGGCGAGGCGATGGTCGACGACGGAATGATGGAGCGGTTCGGGGTCGAGTCGGTCTACGGGATGCACAACATCCCCGGCATGGCGGTCGGCACCTTCGCGATCCGGCCGGGGCCGATCATGGCCTCGACCGATCGCTTCACGATCACGATCGAGGGACGGGGCGGCCATGCGGCCCTGCCGCAGAACGCCGTCGACAGCGTGCTCGTGTCGAGCCACGTGATCATCGCCCTGCAGAGCATCGTGTCGCGCAACCTCGACCCGGTGCAGTCGGCCGTGGTCTCGGTCTGCGCGCTGGAGGCCGGCGAGGCCTTCAATGTCCTGCCGCAGACCGTCACCATGCGCGGCACCATGCGCACGCTGTCCCAGGCCGTGCGCGGCGAGATCAAGGCGCGGATCGAGACCCTGGTGGCCGAGATCGCCGGCGGCTTCGGCGCGCGGGGCGGGGTCGCGTACGGGGCGAGCTACCCGGTGACCGAGAACCATCCCGCCGAGACCGATTTCATGGCCGGCGTCGCTGAGGCGCTGGTGGGTGAGGAGAACGTCGACCGGACGGTGGCGCCGATGATGACCGCCGAGGACTTCTCCTACATGCTCGCCCGCCGTCCCGGCGCCTACATGTTCATCGGCAACGGCGACAGCGCCTCGCTCCACCACCCGCACTACGATTTCAACGACGCGGCCGCGCCGTACGGGGCGTCCCTGTGGGCGCGCCTGATCGAGACCGGGCTGCCGCGCACCGCCTGA
- a CDS encoding ATP-binding protein, producing the protein MSGRLRSSPAWTGAAIAAGLLGLATALAGRLDLPLILIGLAAVCLGGWLGGRGREAPVPRPATTTPRHAVAEALLAHVPDPVILVDRRTLVLEANPAARALLPALHQARPLSFALRDPEVLDGIEAVLSSGLPRRVALSTRVPLERTFDVQIGALPMPDGSGVSALLFLRDLTAARRLEAMRVDFVANASHELRTPLATLIGFIETLQGPARDDAQARERFLEIMRVQALRMTRLIDDLLSLSRIELREHVAPTAVVNLGALARQMVDAQGPPAEARGATIRLEEGAGPYAVPGDADELARVIENLIENAVKYGGGQISVGLAREDDPRLGRRVVLSVADDGPGIPPEHIPRLTERFYRVDVTSSRARGGTGLGLAIVKHSLNRHRGRLAIESATGEGTTVRVSLPEYGAAPPRFAADQAGPV; encoded by the coding sequence ATGTCCGGCCGCCTGCGCAGCTCCCCCGCCTGGACCGGCGCCGCGATCGCCGCGGGCCTGCTCGGGCTCGCCACCGCCCTGGCCGGGCGGCTCGATCTCCCGCTGATCCTGATCGGCCTCGCGGCGGTCTGCCTGGGCGGCTGGCTCGGCGGACGCGGCCGCGAGGCGCCCGTGCCGCGCCCGGCCACCACCACGCCGCGCCACGCCGTCGCCGAGGCGCTGCTCGCCCACGTGCCGGACCCGGTCATCCTGGTCGACCGGCGCACCCTGGTGCTGGAGGCCAATCCCGCCGCCCGGGCGCTCCTGCCGGCCCTCCACCAGGCCCGGCCGCTGTCCTTCGCGCTCCGCGACCCGGAGGTCCTCGACGGCATCGAGGCGGTGCTGAGTTCGGGCCTCCCGCGCCGCGTCGCGCTGTCGACCCGGGTGCCGCTGGAGCGGACCTTCGATGTCCAGATCGGCGCCCTGCCGATGCCCGACGGGTCCGGCGTCAGCGCGCTGCTGTTCCTGCGCGACCTCACCGCGGCCCGGCGCCTGGAGGCGATGCGGGTCGACTTCGTCGCCAACGCCAGCCACGAGCTGCGCACGCCGCTCGCCACCCTGATCGGCTTCATCGAGACCCTGCAGGGGCCGGCCCGCGACGACGCGCAGGCCCGGGAGCGCTTCCTAGAGATCATGCGCGTCCAGGCCCTGCGGATGACGCGGCTGATCGACGACCTGCTGTCGCTGTCGCGGATCGAGCTGCGCGAGCACGTCGCCCCCACCGCGGTGGTCAATCTCGGGGCGCTCGCCCGCCAGATGGTCGACGCCCAGGGCCCGCCCGCCGAGGCGCGGGGCGCCACGATCCGGCTGGAGGAGGGTGCGGGCCCCTACGCGGTCCCCGGCGACGCCGACGAGCTGGCGCGGGTGATCGAGAACCTGATCGAGAACGCCGTGAAGTACGGCGGCGGCCAGATCAGCGTCGGGCTCGCCCGCGAGGACGACCCGCGCCTCGGGCGCCGCGTCGTCCTGTCGGTGGCCGATGACGGGCCGGGCATCCCGCCCGAGCACATCCCGCGGCTGACGGAGCGCTTCTACCGGGTCGACGTCACCTCGAGTCGCGCCCGCGGCGGCACCGGGCTGGGGCTCGCCATCGTCAAGCACAGCCTCAATCGCCACCGCGGCCGCCTCGCCATCGAGAGCGCGACCGGCGAGGGGACGACCGTGCGGGTCAGCCTGCCCGAGTACGGCGCCGCGCCGCCTCGGTTCGCGGCCGATCAGGCCGGCCCGGTATAG
- a CDS encoding glycosyltransferase family 4 protein — MRILFLSRRYFPAISGMSVYAQNLLRELVGAGHDVTMISQYRGDAFGTRVYGGGPPPPVPGVRVIGLEQLGEQASGDFERDIAAMVDAICREHARQPFDILHAQYGYPTGWAVLLAARELGVPSVVSIQGGDGHWVGSCCETHRVAMCEVLAHANALLIGGASFVDEVCERLGSDPARFTIVPGAVDTDRFAQCTPDGLPAPHPGPVRLFYHGRVDRRKGVLDFIEALAILRAQGRPFAATISGIGPDVDPAKALAAERAFSEREIAFTGYAEYATVPDLYRRADVFVSPTYAEGFSNTILEALAAGLATVSCHAVGVSDCLRDGENGLLVNPGDVPALAAALTRVIADADLRRRIATAGLEECRRVYSWHAVGRQIMDVYARVRGERPATGFSPDLPHDPTCRFRAEPHLL; from the coding sequence ATGAGAATCCTCTTCCTCAGCCGCCGCTATTTCCCGGCGATATCGGGCATGAGCGTCTACGCGCAGAACCTGCTGCGCGAGCTGGTCGGCGCCGGCCACGACGTCACGATGATCTCGCAGTACCGGGGCGACGCCTTCGGCACCCGGGTCTACGGGGGCGGGCCGCCCCCGCCGGTGCCGGGCGTTCGGGTGATCGGCCTGGAGCAGCTCGGCGAGCAGGCGTCGGGCGACTTCGAGCGCGACATCGCCGCGATGGTGGACGCGATCTGCCGCGAGCACGCCCGACAACCCTTCGACATCCTGCACGCGCAATACGGTTACCCGACCGGCTGGGCGGTGCTGCTCGCCGCGCGCGAACTCGGCGTGCCGAGCGTCGTCTCGATCCAGGGCGGCGACGGCCACTGGGTCGGCTCCTGCTGCGAGACCCACCGGGTCGCCATGTGCGAGGTGCTGGCCCACGCCAACGCGCTGCTGATCGGCGGCGCCTCCTTCGTGGACGAGGTCTGCGAGCGGCTCGGGTCGGACCCCGCCCGCTTCACCATCGTGCCCGGCGCGGTCGACACCGACCGGTTCGCGCAGTGCACGCCCGACGGGCTGCCCGCGCCCCATCCGGGCCCGGTGCGGCTGTTCTACCACGGCCGGGTCGACCGCCGGAAAGGCGTCCTCGACTTCATCGAGGCCCTGGCGATCCTGCGCGCGCAGGGCAGGCCGTTCGCCGCCACCATCTCGGGGATCGGGCCCGACGTGGATCCGGCCAAGGCGCTCGCCGCCGAGCGCGCCTTCTCGGAGCGGGAGATCGCCTTCACGGGCTACGCCGAGTACGCCACCGTGCCCGACCTCTACCGCCGCGCCGACGTGTTCGTCTCGCCGACCTACGCGGAGGGCTTCTCCAACACGATCCTGGAGGCGCTCGCAGCAGGGCTCGCCACCGTCTCGTGCCACGCGGTCGGCGTCTCGGACTGCCTGCGCGACGGGGAGAACGGGTTGCTGGTGAACCCGGGCGACGTCCCGGCGCTGGCCGCCGCGCTCACCCGGGTCATCGCGGACGCGGATCTGCGCCGCCGCATCGCGACGGCCGGCTTGGAGGAGTGCCGCCGCGTCTACTCGTGGCACGCGGTCGGGCGGCAGATCATGGACGTCTACGCCCGCGTGCGCGGCGAGCGACCGGCCACCGGCTTCTCGCCGGACCTGCCCCACGATCCGACCTGCCGCTTCCGCGCCGAGCCGCACCTGCTCTGA
- a CDS encoding uracil-DNA glycosylase has product MPAEPRAPKALADPEALAARRALIDSPHIAPIRALAARVAAERGAPVPAPDPLDGGVGARMLLLLETPGPAVLRTGFVTRDSANGTAANLFRFLAEAGLSRADTLIWNAVPWLIHAEGARNRAPRRAEVAAAAPYLAPLLDLLPRLAVAVLAGRFAGEAAPALAALRPDLPVIRVPHPSPTYVCTAPEVPERIRRGLAEAAAILDRTSG; this is encoded by the coding sequence ATGCCGGCTGAGCCGCGGGCGCCGAAGGCGCTGGCCGATCCGGAAGCCCTCGCGGCCCGCCGCGCCCTGATCGACAGCCCCCACATCGCACCGATCCGGGCGCTGGCGGCGCGCGTCGCGGCCGAGCGCGGCGCCCCGGTCCCGGCGCCCGACCCCCTGGACGGCGGCGTCGGCGCGCGGATGCTCCTCCTCCTCGAGACCCCCGGCCCGGCGGTCCTGCGCACCGGCTTCGTCACCCGCGACAGCGCGAACGGCACGGCCGCGAACCTGTTCCGCTTCCTCGCCGAGGCCGGGCTCAGCCGGGCCGACACGCTGATCTGGAACGCGGTCCCCTGGCTCATCCACGCCGAGGGCGCCCGCAACCGGGCGCCCCGCCGGGCGGAGGTGGCGGCGGCCGCGCCCTATCTGGCCCCGCTCCTCGACCTGCTGCCGCGCCTCGCCGTGGCGGTGCTGGCCGGCCGCTTCGCCGGCGAGGCCGCGCCCGCCCTCGCGGCGCTCCGCCCCGACCTTCCGGTGATCCGGGTGCCGCACCCGAGCCCGACCTATGTCTGCACCGCGCCGGAGGTGCCGGAGCGGATCCGGCGCGGCCTCGCGGAAGCGGCCGCGATCCTCGATCGGACCTCCGGCTGA
- a CDS encoding sugar phosphate isomerase/epimerase family protein produces MTLRFAYNTNGAANHRLDDAIHLIKAAGYDGVALTLDIHHLDPFADTWAAEAGRVASLLEKLELTCVIETGARFLLDPSAKHEPTLVTADAAGRARRVGFLKRAIEIGAMLSAEAVSFWAGVPKPGVDPGEARRWLEEGLHEVASFAAEAGVVPCLEPEPGMLIGTLDDYASLSVPGLKLALDTGHCLVTGEREPAAAVREFADRIGTVAIEDMKRGSHIHLPFGEGDMDVPGVLEALEAVGFGKLICVELSRESHRADVMIPQALDYLRGCRRPGPVLAGEQETRRQWQ; encoded by the coding sequence GTGACGCTCCGGTTCGCCTACAACACCAACGGCGCGGCCAACCACCGCCTCGACGACGCGATCCACCTGATCAAGGCGGCGGGCTACGACGGCGTGGCGCTCACCCTCGACATCCACCATCTCGACCCCTTCGCCGACACCTGGGCGGCGGAAGCCGGCCGGGTGGCCAGCCTGCTGGAGAAGCTGGAGCTGACCTGCGTCATCGAGACGGGCGCCCGCTTCCTCCTCGATCCGTCCGCCAAGCACGAGCCGACGCTGGTGACCGCCGACGCCGCGGGCCGCGCCCGGCGGGTCGGCTTCCTCAAGCGGGCGATCGAGATCGGCGCCATGCTCTCCGCCGAGGCGGTCTCGTTCTGGGCCGGCGTTCCGAAGCCCGGCGTCGATCCCGGCGAGGCCCGGCGCTGGCTGGAGGAAGGGCTGCACGAGGTCGCCTCGTTCGCCGCCGAGGCCGGTGTCGTGCCCTGCCTGGAGCCCGAGCCCGGCATGCTGATCGGGACGCTCGACGACTACGCTTCCCTCTCCGTGCCGGGCTTGAAGCTCGCCCTCGACACCGGTCACTGCCTCGTCACGGGCGAGCGCGAGCCGGCGGCCGCCGTGCGGGAATTCGCCGACCGGATCGGCACCGTGGCGATCGAGGACATGAAGCGCGGCAGCCACATCCACCTGCCGTTCGGCGAGGGCGACATGGACGTGCCGGGTGTCTTGGAGGCCCTGGAGGCGGTCGGCTTCGGCAAGCTGATCTGCGTCGAGCTGTCCCGCGAGAGCCACCGGGCCGACGTGATGATCCCGCAGGCGCTGGACTATCTCCGCGGCTGTCGGCGCCCCGGCCCGGTCCTGGCCGGCGAGCAGGAGACGCGGCGGCAATGGCAGTGA